Proteins found in one Paenibacillus borealis genomic segment:
- a CDS encoding carbohydrate-binding protein has translation MFKKLLVIAVTLVLFLNGLPMMSVSAANNATAKQPGNSNPLMDHKLGADPFALTYNGRVYVYMSSDAYVYNSNGTVKDNDFSALNKINVISSADMVNWTDHGAIPVAGANNVNGSAGIAKWASLSWAPSAAVKKINGQDKFFLYFANGASGIGVLTANSPIGPWSDPLGKALVTGTTPGMSGVTWLFDPAVLVDDDGSGYLYAGGGIPNTSDPASIANPRTARVLKLGADMTSIVGSASTIDAPYMFEDSGIHKYGGKYYYSYCFNFSGTHPAAYPAGEIGYMVSNSPMGPFTYTGHFLKNPYTFFGVGGNNHHAVFNFNNQWYVVYHAQTVAKAVLGDGKGYRSPHINKLVHNANGNIQEVQGDMAGIAQIANLNPFTRVEAETIGWNAGIATEATQAAGGPVSNMNVTSINNGDWIAVGNADFGSGATSFKANVASTITGGKIEIRLDSATGPLVGTLNVPSTGGAQAWQEVETTVSNATGVHRLYLVFTGSGSGSLFNLDYWQFSTGTTAPGTGSKVEAEDMTLSGTYAGKITSPFSGVTLYGNDDAAAFNQYFAYGSHNISVRGASSNSAAARVDLQIGGVTVGSFYFSGTTPTVQTLSNVAHGTGNQEVKLIVTTDNGAWDASVDYIEWGL, from the coding sequence ATGTTTAAAAAGCTCTTGGTCATTGCAGTAACCCTTGTGTTATTCCTGAACGGTCTGCCCATGATGTCTGTGTCTGCTGCAAACAATGCCACGGCCAAGCAGCCGGGGAATTCCAATCCCCTGATGGATCACAAGCTGGGTGCCGATCCTTTCGCACTGACGTATAACGGAAGAGTCTATGTCTATATGTCCAGCGATGCTTACGTCTATAACAGCAACGGAACCGTGAAGGACAATGATTTCAGCGCCCTGAACAAAATCAATGTCATCTCCTCGGCGGATATGGTGAACTGGACAGATCACGGCGCCATCCCGGTGGCCGGAGCCAATAATGTCAACGGCAGCGCCGGCATTGCCAAATGGGCCTCTCTCTCCTGGGCGCCTTCGGCGGCGGTGAAAAAAATTAACGGCCAGGATAAATTTTTCCTGTATTTTGCAAACGGTGCATCAGGCATCGGCGTGTTAACGGCCAATTCTCCGATTGGCCCCTGGTCGGACCCGCTGGGCAAAGCGCTGGTGACAGGGACTACACCCGGCATGTCCGGCGTGACCTGGCTGTTTGATCCGGCTGTCCTGGTGGACGATGACGGCAGCGGATACCTGTATGCAGGCGGGGGTATCCCCAACACTTCGGACCCGGCATCCATAGCCAATCCCCGGACAGCACGCGTGCTGAAACTGGGTGCGGATATGACGAGTATTGTTGGAAGCGCATCCACCATTGATGCCCCCTATATGTTCGAGGATTCGGGCATTCATAAGTATGGAGGCAAATATTATTACTCGTACTGCTTCAATTTCTCCGGCACACACCCGGCTGCCTATCCGGCAGGTGAAATCGGGTACATGGTGAGCAACAGCCCGATGGGGCCTTTTACGTATACCGGACATTTCCTGAAGAATCCGTACACCTTCTTCGGAGTAGGCGGCAACAACCACCATGCGGTCTTTAACTTCAACAACCAATGGTATGTAGTCTACCATGCCCAGACCGTAGCGAAGGCTGTACTCGGCGACGGCAAAGGGTACCGCTCTCCGCATATCAATAAGCTTGTCCATAATGCGAACGGGAACATCCAGGAGGTTCAGGGAGACATGGCGGGCATTGCCCAGATTGCCAATCTGAATCCGTTCACCAGAGTCGAAGCCGAAACCATCGGCTGGAATGCAGGCATTGCTACTGAAGCTACTCAGGCTGCGGGCGGCCCTGTAAGCAATATGAATGTGACTAGCATTAACAATGGGGACTGGATTGCCGTAGGCAACGCGGATTTCGGTTCCGGAGCCACCAGCTTCAAGGCAAACGTAGCTTCCACCATCACAGGCGGCAAAATCGAAATTCGGCTGGATAGCGCAACCGGCCCATTGGTGGGTACACTTAATGTTCCTTCTACAGGAGGGGCACAAGCTTGGCAGGAGGTAGAGACTACTGTCAGCAATGCAACAGGAGTTCACAGGCTCTACCTGGTATTCACCGGATCAGGCTCCGGCAGCCTGTTTAATCTGGATTACTGGCAATTCTCCACGGGCACCACTGCTCCCGGAACCGGAAGCAAAGTGGAAGCAGAGGATATGACGCTCAGCGGCACTTATGCGGGCAAGATCACTTCTCCGTTCAGCGGGGTAACGTTGTACGGGAATGATGATGCTGCTGCGTTCAATCAGTATTTTGCCTATGGCAGCCATAATATCTCAGTCCGGGGGGCTTCCAGCAACTCCGCCGCAGCCAGGGTCGATTTGCAAATTGGCGGGGTGACCGTCGGCTCCTTCTACTTCAGCGGAACCACACCTACTGTGCAGACCTTGTCCAATGTGGCCCACGGCACCGGTAATCAGGAGGTTAAGCTGATCGTAACTACGGACAATGGAGCCTGGGATGCTTCTGTGGATTATATTGAATGGGGCTTATAA